The nucleotide sequence CAAACTCGACTTCGGCTATGGCGTGCCCGGACCCGACGGCTGCGCCCCGCGCAACCCCGCGCTGCGTGGCGAACGCCTCAGCCTCGCGCTGGCTCAAGTCATCGCCGACGCCGCGCGCGAAATCGACCCGACCGTCACGATTCTCGGCTACGCTTTGCATCCGCGTTGGGACGCCGTGCAGGACCAACTTTCGCTCGACGATCTCGGCGACGCCGGCACGGCCGAAGCCGCCGCGCATCGGCAATGGAGCGTCTGGGCCGCTCTCGTCGGAGCACGGGGATTGGCCATCATGGGATCGAGTGGTTACGATTGGGCCGCCGATCCCGACGTATTGCTCGACTCCGCCATCCTCGGCGCGCCCGGAGCCAACCTCCCGCGACTCACCGAAACGGGCGATCCGGTGCTGGCCGCAACCATGGCGCGACGCCGCGCCATCACGCGCTGGCATCGCCCGGCCCGCGCGTGGGAGCCGCTCTGGCTGAACTCCGACATCGGACAAATCGGTGTCGATCCCGACGCACGCAGCTGGGGTCGGAATGAACGCGGCGAGGACGGCGCGCTACGGCTCACCGCACTGGCATTGCGCGACCCTCTCGCGAACCCGACAGCATCTCTCCCGCATCTCGCGTGGACCGGCCGGTGGGCGGTGCTGTCGCTCACCAACGACGACGTGTTTACCGCGAACGAAGTGGTGTTGGTGCCGTTCGATGATGGACGGCTGGAGTTGGCCCGCTCCACGCGGCCCAAGCGCATCGTGGCCGTCGGCAACGACGAGGAAACTGAGTTTGCAACCTGGCAATGGAACGCCGGCGTCCTGCGCGTGGAATACGTAGCCACCGCCGAACCGTGGTTGGGCTTGCGAGTGATCTCCTGAAGCGCGAGTAAGCTCGCCGCCTACCCAACCTTCTGAATCCGACCCACCGTAGGCCGCGAGCTCGCTCGCGCTCCCCTCCGCACGCGACGCTCTCAGCCCTTCACCGCGCCGACCGTGAGGCCGGCGACGAAGAAGCGTTGGCCCACGAGAAATATCACCACAATGGGCACGAGCGTCAGCAACGCGGCCGCCATCATGAGCGACCACTCGGTGCCATATTGCCCCTGAAACGACAGCAACCCGATCGGCAGTGTATTGAGCGCCGATTGGTTCGTCACCACCAGCGGCCACAGGAAACTGCCCCACACCCCGAGAAAGGTGAAAATCGCCAACGTTGCGAGCCCGGGCAGCGACAAGGGCAGTATGATGCGCGCAAAGATCGCCCAATGTCCGCAGCCATCGATCTCCGCCGCCTCGTCCAATTCGCGCGGAATCGACAGGAAAAACTGGCGCAGCAAAAACGTGCCGTAAGCCGAAAACATCATCGGCACGATCAACGCAAAATAGGAGTCGAGTCCCACCAATCGACCCACCGCCGGATCATCCACGGTCGTGCCGAGCACGCGCGACGACATCCAGTCGATCCACGGCGCGAGCTGCGTCAGGATTTCGGGCAGCATTTTCATGGCCACAAAATTGGGGATCATGGTCACCGCCGCCGGCACCATCATCGTCGCCAGATAGAGCATGAAAACCGTGTCCCGCCCACCCCACTGCAGACGCGCAAACGCATAGGCCGCGCACGCGCTCGTGACGGTCTGCCCGAGCGTCACCGCGAGCGCCACGAGCAGGCTGTTCAGGTAGTAGCGGCCGAACGGAATGATGCGCCACACCTCGGCAAAATTATCCCAGTGCCATGACTGCGGCACCAGCATGTCGGTGAGCGATTCCGACGCCTGCATGGCCTCGCCCGGCGCCGCCAACGCGGTCACGAACATGAACGCCAACGGCACCAACATCGTGGCCCCGACCATCAGCAGGGGCACGTGGAGCAACAGCGCGGCAAAACGGGAACGCGACGGAATCATGACAGGTAGGCCGCGCCCCCGCGCCGGCGATTGATCAGGGTGAGCCCGAGCACGAGCACGAAGAGCACCCACGCGACGGCCGAAGCGTAGCCCATCTCAAAACGCAGATAGGCTTTTTGGTAGATGTAGAAACCGATCGTGGTGGTCGATCCGTTGGGACCGCCGCCGGTCATGATAAACGCGGAGTCAAAGCCGCCCTGCAGCCCGTAGATCAACCCCATGGTGAAGATGAAAAACGTCACCGGCATGATCGACGGCCACGTGACCACGCGAAAGCGTTGCCACGCATTGGCACCGTCGACCTGGGCGGCTTCATGCAGCTCCACCGGCACGTTTTGCAGGGCGGCGAGATAAAGGATCATGCTGGTGCCGCCGACCGTCATCCAACTGCCCATGAGCATGAGCGCCGGCTTGGCCCAGGCGACCGATCCCAACCAGTCGGGCCCATCGATGCCGAGCGCGCCAAGGAGGTTGTTGAGCAGCCCGTAGTCGGCGTTAAAAATCCACCGCCAGAGATAAAAAATCGCCACCCCCGCGAGGATGCTCGGGAAGAAGAATACCAGACGGTAAAGGTAGATGCCGGGCAGTTTGCGGTTGAGCAACATGGCCAGTCCGAGCGAGCCCGCCATGTTGATCGGCAGGCTCAGCATCATGAAAAACGTGTTGCCCAGATACTGCCAAAACAACGGATCGTTGGCCACCCACCCGCCAGTGTCGCGATGGAAACCGAGCAGCTGCACGAAGTTGTCCCATCCCACCCATTGCGGCGGCGTAAGCAGATCCCACGACATGAAACTCAGGCCCAGCGCCGCGATCACCGGCCACAGCGTGAACAATAAAAAGCCGATGAGATTGGGCAGCAAAAACCACAGCGCCACGCGCCGGTTGCGCCGTTCCCGGGAAAGACTCAAGCGCCGACTCATAACAGGCCCCGCTCCTGATTTTTCTGCAACCAAGCCCGCAGGTCGGCGGCGAGTCCCGCCACGATTTCCGCCGCCGGGACATCCGGTGCGGCCAGGGCCTGTTCGAAACGGCGCTGGATGATGGCTTCGAGTTCCATGGTGCCGGGCACTTGCGCCAGCGACTGCCCCACCCCCGGCTCCAGCGTTTCCATGTAACGGTGAACCGACGCCGGCCGCGTCATGCTCGCCAACAACCGCTCGCCCGCCGCGGTGCGGCGCAGCGGCAATCCGCGATGACCGCTCACAAAGGATTCGTTGGCCGTCTCCGAGACGTAGAACCGCAGATACTCGCGCGCCAACTCCGGATGCTTCGAGCGGCGCGAAATCCCGACCGCCGTCGCGAAATACGGCACCACGCGACCGTCCGGCCCCGCCGGCACGGGCGCCACGTCCCAATTGAGCGCGGGGGCCTGGAGCAAGATGGTCGTGACCGCGCGCCCCCAAAACATAAACGCGGTGCGCCCGTCTCGAAACATCTCGCTCTCGCCTTGATCCAGCACCGTGCCGCGCGCGACCGCCCAGCCTTGCGCGTGCATGCGCCGCCAATACTCGATCGCTTCGACCGCCAGCGGTGACTCCACCGTGACGCGCTGCGGATACGCCGGATCGTCGAAGCAGCGCACGCCATAGGCCGTGATGAAATACTGCGGCGGAGGCAACGCGCAGGCGTAGTCGGTCAACGCTCCGCCATCACCGCGCAACCGGCTGAGCTTGGGGCCCCATGCCTCCAGTTGCGCCCACGTGAACGATTCGTCCGGCAAACTGAGACCCGCCGCCGCCAACGCATCGAGGTTGGCGATCGACACCATGCCGTCGAAC is from Synoicihabitans lomoniglobus and encodes:
- a CDS encoding carbohydrate ABC transporter permease, whose translation is MSLSRERRNRRVALWFLLPNLIGFLLFTLWPVIAALGLSFMSWDLLTPPQWVGWDNFVQLLGFHRDTGGWVANDPLFWQYLGNTFFMMLSLPINMAGSLGLAMLLNRKLPGIYLYRLVFFFPSILAGVAIFYLWRWIFNADYGLLNNLLGALGIDGPDWLGSVAWAKPALMLMGSWMTVGGTSMILYLAALQNVPVELHEAAQVDGANAWQRFRVVTWPSIMPVTFFIFTMGLIYGLQGGFDSAFIMTGGGPNGSTTTIGFYIYQKAYLRFEMGYASAVAWVLFVLVLGLTLINRRRGGAAYLS
- a CDS encoding ABC transporter substrate-binding protein → MLRFNPRAFVLAVVVGAVGVLTSCVPRATDGVTLRGSFWSTPAIEQEIARKFEATHPGVKLDLMFTGGRYAEKLQSMLVAANEPDLMMVTTAFYYDWAARGVLADLTDLVGELDAEGAFYPGPRDAFRYQGKYFAVPALFDGMVSIANLDALAAAGLSLPDESFTWAQLEAWGPKLSRLRGDGGALTDYACALPPPQYFITAYGVRCFDDPAYPQRVTVESPLAVEAIEYWRRMHAQGWAVARGTVLDQGESEMFRDGRTAFMFWGRAVTTILLQAPALNWDVAPVPAGPDGRVVPYFATAVGISRRSKHPELAREYLRFYVSETANESFVSGHRGLPLRRTAAGERLLASMTRPASVHRYMETLEPGVGQSLAQVPGTMELEAIIQRRFEQALAAPDVPAAEIVAGLAADLRAWLQKNQERGLL
- a CDS encoding carbohydrate ABC transporter permease produces the protein MIPSRSRFAALLLHVPLLMVGATMLVPLAFMFVTALAAPGEAMQASESLTDMLVPQSWHWDNFAEVWRIIPFGRYYLNSLLVALAVTLGQTVTSACAAYAFARLQWGGRDTVFMLYLATMMVPAAVTMIPNFVAMKMLPEILTQLAPWIDWMSSRVLGTTVDDPAVGRLVGLDSYFALIVPMMFSAYGTFLLRQFFLSIPRELDEAAEIDGCGHWAIFARIILPLSLPGLATLAIFTFLGVWGSFLWPLVVTNQSALNTLPIGLLSFQGQYGTEWSLMMAAALLTLVPIVVIFLVGQRFFVAGLTVGAVKG